The genomic window TGGAAGTACGAGGGATAAATGGATCCTCAGCAAAGAAGTTGGTGATAGACTAAAGTCTATTCTTTAAGTTTTCTACCGAGTAGGATTGCTACACAGCCTTGAGCTTTGATAGCGCTGTCTTCCTGATCGGGAACCTTGATTTTGAGACCGAAGGTCCTTGTACCTTCTAAGCGAAAATCAAAAAACTCGCTGTATTCTCGATCAGCATTGTCGTATACAACTTCACCATCTTTATCCACAAGTTGAAAATGGACATCACTCAATACTTCGTGACTGCAGACCAATAGTCTGTAATCTACATCGCTATAAAAGGTCATTTCAACTTCGGCTGCATCGCCTGGAAAGAGTTTAACCGCATTGAAGCTTTCGCCGGGGATAAAACCTTCCATGGCATCGCCACAGTTGTTTTTCACAAATGATCGACACTGTCCCATTGCTAGAGACGTTTGCACTGCTGCAAATAATATTATAAGTAGCTTTTTCATCTTCGGGGAGAATAGAATGAATTCCTTTGTTAGACTTGTACGTATCCTTGTCGGATTTCTGAAACGATTTTGGTAAGGTTGTTAAGGTCCTCATCGGAGATTAGAATTTCTGTTCTACCACCGATTTGCGTTACACCATCTTCACCTTCGGTTATGGTATTTTTTGACTCGCTAATCGAAACAGATCCATATCCATCTTCAATCTTTTTAAGGTCGTCAAGGATGAAGTCCAAACTTCCTGACTCGTTGTAGCTAACAACCAAGGCAACCAGATTATTCAGTGATATTTTTTGTTCTGCAATGCGCTCCATCAATTTTGGAGAAGGAGTTTCGCTTGAGTTGGCGATTTGAGTTCCCAAGTAAAGTCCTTCAATCCAGCCTGCAGCAATAATCATAGCTGAGATATGATCGCGATCATTTTCCTTTAAGTAAGAATCGAGATTGTAATACGTATCGGAGATGATAGTTAGAAGCGAATCGCGGTTGTCTACGTTCATCTCCATTCTTTCTATGACCTCGTCATTAAAAGCTTTGCTGAGACCTAGTTTATCGGCTAGTTTCTTTGTGCAACTCAGGTATAGAATAGATTCCTGATTTTGATTGAATATACTGGCATAACTAAGATCAGCACCATAAATACCCAAATTCAATGCTTGTTGACGAGCAGAAGAGTATTCATTTACATTTCTCACCTTGTTCAGAAATTCAGCGTCATACCTCGCTCCTGACTTTTTCAAGATTGCGGCCATATCAAGTGGCGACGGCACTGAGTGAAGGATTTCTTTCACCTTTGTGACGCTCTCTTCAGAAGGTTCTTCAGCTTCTTCAGTAGAGATTTCGGCATTGGTAATGCTTTCATCAGTTACAGCACCGTCATCACATGACGTGAGAGACAATGAGAACAGGGCAATAACGATAGGAAAAGTTCTAATTTTCATCAGTTTAAAATAAGGGGTGTAAACAAATTTAGGCTTACAACAGTCCACCGTGGTTTCCTAAACCTATGAACGATTAACAAAACAATGTTGAGCGAGTGTACCGATTTAATGCCCGAAAGGTTTCAATTCTTAGTGCGCTTCCAGCCAATTTTCTCCTGTGTCCATATCGACCTTCATAGGCACGCTTAGACCAGTGAATGCATTCATCATTTCTTTTTCTACGATTGGTCCGATTTTGTCAAGCTCGTCCTTTTGCGCATCAAAGACCAATTCATCGTGAACCTGAAGAATCATTTTAGACTTAAAACCTTCTTTTTCAAAGACCTCATTTAATCTGACCATGGCCACTTTTATCATGTCTGCAGCTGATCCTTGAATTGGTGCATTGATGGCATTACGCTCTGCGAAGCCTCTTACTGTTGGGTTTTTTCCGTTAATGTCTTTCAAATAACGACGACGTTTCAAGATGGTTTCGACGTAGCCATGTTCTCGAGCAAAAGTGATGCTTTCATCCATGTATATCTTTATACCCGGATACTTCGCGAAATAATTTTTAATCAGGTCAGAAGCTTCAGTTCGACTTACGTGCAAACGCTGAGACAATCCAAAGGCTGAAATGCCATAAATGATTCCGAAGTTTACCATCTTGGCTTGGCTTCTCATTTCACGTGTGACTTCTTCAATGTCAACATCAAAAACTTTTGCAGCAGTAGCTGCGTGGATATCTTCTCCATCATTAAACGCTTTGACCATGGCTTCATCGCCGCTCAAGTGAGCGATCAGTCTCAATTCTATTTGAGAATAGTCGGCTGCGAAAATGATGTGATTTTCATCTGTGGGAATAAAAGCTTCGCGGGTTCTTCTGCCCAGCTCAGTTCTGATAGGAATGTTCTGGAGGTTTGGATTTTGGGAACTCAAGCGGCCCGTAGCTGCAACGGCCTGCATATAAGTGGTGTGGATTCGTTGATCCTTTGGGTTAATTAATTCAGGAAGGGAATCAACATAAGTGCTTTTCAGTTTCACCACTTGTCGATACTCCAAAAGCTTGCTAACGATTGGTTGATCGTGCTCGTATTTTAACAGCGTTTCTTCGTTGGTGCTGTATTGTCCTGATTTGGTTTTTTTTGGCTTAGAATCAATCTCAAGTTCATCAAATAGAATAACGCCAAGCTGTTTTGGGCTGCCAATGTTGAATTCTTTGCCGGCTAACTTGTAGATTTCTTTTTCTAAGTCTACGATGATTTGTTCCAACTCTTTCGAGAAGGCAAACAGCCCTTCTTTGTCAATTTTGACTCCTGCAAATTCCATTTTTGCCAAAACCGCCACCAATGGCATTTCGACATCATAGAGCAGATTCTTCAATTCGTCTGACTCTTCCACTTTCTTTTTGAAAATTGTGTAAAGGCGGTATGTGATATCCGCATCTTCATTTGCATAAGGTGCAACTTCCTCAACGGGAATATCGCGCATGCTCTTTTGGTTTTTCCCCTTTTTTCCAATTAGCGTTTCAATGGAAATTGGTCTATAGCCTAAGTAGGTCTCAGACAACTCATCCATATTGTGTTTCATGTCAGGGTTAATGAGGTAGTGGGCAATCATGGTATCGAAGATGGGTCCTGACACTTCCATGTCGTACCATTTCAAAACAGTAATGTCATATTTCAGATTGTGCCCGATCTTTAAGATGTCTTTATTACCAAAGAAAGGTTTGAATTCCTTCAAAATAAACTTAGCTCCCGCTTGATTTTCAGGAATTGGGATATAATAAGCCTCACCTTCTTTCCATGAAAAAGACATCCCGACCAATTCGCAGTTATTGGCATCTACTGAGGTGGTTTCCGTGTCAAAACAAACCACCCTTTGCCTCATCAAATTAGTGAGGAAAGTCGTTCGCTTGTCCTTAGTTTCAATAAGGCTATAGCTAACTTTTTC from Cryomorphaceae bacterium 1068 includes these protein-coding regions:
- the polA gene encoding DNA polymerase I — its product is MSQKRPTLYLLDAYALIYRAYYAFIRNPRVNSKGMNTSAMFGFTNTLNDLIKNYGATHIAVAFDVPGDVFRNETFPEYKANREETPDDIKMSIPYIRKIIEGFRIPIIEMAGFEADDVVGTIARQAEKEGFDVFMVTPDKDYGQLVTEHSKMLKPGRQGNASEVWGIKEICEKFGIERTEQVIDILGLQGDAVDNIPGVPGVGPKTAMKLIADYGTVEGVLEHSDELKGKLKERIQENKEQALLSKELATINCEVPVKFVAEEVILEEPDREALREIFADLEFRTMSERILGEKMASSGEQVVSSGAQMDLFSGGGDTVHDAEEEIVTTMEVFDPEKVSYSLIETKDKRTTFLTNLMRQRVVCFDTETTSVDANNCELVGMSFSWKEGEAYYIPIPENQAGAKFILKEFKPFFGNKDILKIGHNLKYDITVLKWYDMEVSGPIFDTMIAHYLINPDMKHNMDELSETYLGYRPISIETLIGKKGKNQKSMRDIPVEEVAPYANEDADITYRLYTIFKKKVEESDELKNLLYDVEMPLVAVLAKMEFAGVKIDKEGLFAFSKELEQIIVDLEKEIYKLAGKEFNIGSPKQLGVILFDELEIDSKPKKTKSGQYSTNEETLLKYEHDQPIVSKLLEYRQVVKLKSTYVDSLPELINPKDQRIHTTYMQAVAATGRLSSQNPNLQNIPIRTELGRRTREAFIPTDENHIIFAADYSQIELRLIAHLSGDEAMVKAFNDGEDIHAATAAKVFDVDIEEVTREMRSQAKMVNFGIIYGISAFGLSQRLHVSRTEASDLIKNYFAKYPGIKIYMDESITFAREHGYVETILKRRRYLKDINGKNPTVRGFAERNAINAPIQGSAADMIKVAMVRLNEVFEKEGFKSKMILQVHDELVFDAQKDELDKIGPIVEKEMMNAFTGLSVPMKVDMDTGENWLEAH